From the Hordeum vulgare subsp. vulgare chromosome 1H, MorexV3_pseudomolecules_assembly, whole genome shotgun sequence genome, the window GCCCAAGACGCGCTACACCACTACAACGCCGATGGCAACAACAAGGTCAAGTTCGAGCTGACCAGGGCTACGAGATACGTCAGTCTTTTGAACAGCCAGGGCCCGTACCACCATGTCAACTTCTTCGCCAGGGCCATGAACGAGGAggatgcttcttcttcctcctccacggAAGAACGCTTCTTCTTCGCCGAACTGCATGATCAATACAGGCGCGGCCCTAGTGGAGCCAGGATACGAACTCCGACTTGCCTCTGTTCGCTCGACGGAGAAGGAGACGGTCAGGTTGGCGGCCTCgccggcaactggtttgccagagCTCAACCGTGGCTCGTGCCCTTGGATTACTGCCTCACGTGTGGCGATGAGATGAAACATCCCAGGGACGGCACCTCCTACCAAGCCGGTCACCTGTACGCGCTGCCCCAGGGGAAATCGTGCTTCGATTCATTATTTGGATACTCCTTGTAACGGCGATGATCAAACTCGTTGAGACATGATTTGGTGCGGCGCAATGTTATGGTgcttttcttctttctttctaatGGGTGTGTCTAGGTTATCTGGATGTGATGTAATTATGTTACATCTAAGTATGATATCAGGGTCGCCTTATTTCAAAACAGCCCAGCTTCAAGTTTGTTTTGTTTTCTAGAGTGAAACACAGCTGACGAAAGAGTATGATGATTGTCAGTGAAAGAAGAATACGATGATGGTCATGCACGTGCACATGAATTTTACACGTAATAAAGGCACATGCATGCACGCGTTActgactactccctccgttctataaatacttgtctttttaaagattcaactacggactacatacgaagcaaaatgagtgaatttacactctaaattatgtctatatacatccgtatgtagtccgtagttaaATCTTTAGAAAgataaatatttaggaacggagggagtataagacatTTTTAAGATTACATTAAAGATCacatacggatg encodes:
- the LOC123405395 gene encoding uncharacterized protein LOC123405395 encodes the protein MEMEGPSSTSSSHVAPAPLLPPVRYYMLDEHDEEEEKWLSCPTSPGGDPPGPCLGSGWLRPPMSPRTWKAAAAEQPEPPQDEEEEDPELEEPYPYDEETLYAPRLDPAARQHLETSLATSAAQDALHHYNADGNNKVKFELTRATRYVSLLNSQGPYHHVNFFARAMNEEDASSSSSTEERFFFAELHDQYRRGPSGARIRTPTCLCSLDGEGDGQVGGLAGNWFARAQPWLVPLDYCLTCGDEMKHPRDGTSYQAGHLYALPQGKSCFDSLFGYSL